The following are encoded together in the Kineosporiaceae bacterium genome:
- the phoU gene encoding phosphate signaling complex protein PhoU — MREHFHDDLDALSGLLVEMTRLVGSAIARATVALLDSDLSMAESVISSDEQVDALQHEFEERSLALLALQQPVATDLRVIVAGLRMSSDLERMGDLARHVAKLARMRHPRSAIPPELRSTMIEMGQVAERIVAKTGSVIAGRDLAAAIELETDDDAMDALHRKVFTLLLDDAWPHGVEAAIDIALCGRYYERFADHAVSVARRVVFLVTGERVLN, encoded by the coding sequence ATGCGCGAGCACTTTCACGATGACCTCGACGCCTTGTCGGGTCTCCTGGTGGAAATGACCCGATTGGTCGGTTCGGCGATCGCGCGAGCCACCGTCGCCCTCTTGGACTCCGACTTGTCGATGGCCGAGTCCGTGATCTCCTCCGACGAGCAGGTCGACGCACTACAACACGAGTTCGAGGAGCGCTCCCTCGCCCTGTTGGCCCTGCAACAGCCCGTGGCAACCGACCTGCGAGTGATCGTGGCCGGCCTGCGCATGAGCTCCGACCTGGAGCGCATGGGCGACCTGGCCCGCCACGTGGCCAAGCTGGCCCGCATGCGCCACCCTCGCTCCGCGATTCCGCCCGAGCTCCGCTCCACCATGATCGAGATGGGGCAGGTCGCCGAACGGATCGTCGCCAAGACCGGAAGCGTGATCGCCGGGCGCGACCTGGCGGCCGCGATCGAACTCGAGACCGACGATGACGCCATGGACGCCCTGCACCGAAAGGTCTTCACCCTGCTGCTGGACGACGCGTGGCCCCACGGCGTCGAAGCGGCCATCGACATCGCCCTGTGCGGCCGCTACTACGAACGATTCGCCGATCACGCCGTCTCGGTGGCCCGGCGGGTGGTCTTCCTGGTCACCGGCGAGCGAGTCCTCAACTGA